A portion of the Cystobacter ferrugineus genome contains these proteins:
- a CDS encoding citrate synthase → MPKDTLTITDNRTGKTYEIPIENGCIRTNGLRQIKVSDDDFGLMGYDPAFLNTANCKSAITFIDGDKGILEYRGYPIEQLAERSSFLEVSYLLLNGELPTEKQLEEFRYLVTHHTYVHENIKTFMDGFRYDAHPMSMLSSTVAALSGFYPDAKHTKDERSRRIQMTRLIAKMPTLAAFSYRHSMGLPYVYPDNDLSYVGNFLAMVRKIGTTTYKVHPTLEKALDVLFILHADHEQNCSTTSVRTVGSSEVDPFSAVASGIAALYGPLHGGANEAVLRMLREIGHVSKVPEFIKQVKGGEGGSKLMGFGHRVYKSYDPRAKVIKRVADEVFEVTGKNPLLEIAVELERIALQDEYFVKRKLYPNVDFYSGLIYEAMGFPVEMFPVLFAIPRTVGWVTQWEEMVKDPEQKIARPRQVYTGSKRRDYVPMNARAQK, encoded by the coding sequence ATGCCAAAGGATACGCTGACCATCACGGACAACCGGACCGGGAAGACGTACGAGATCCCGATCGAGAACGGATGCATTCGGACCAACGGCCTCAGGCAGATCAAGGTCTCAGACGATGACTTCGGTCTGATGGGGTATGACCCAGCGTTCCTGAATACGGCGAACTGCAAGAGCGCCATCACCTTCATCGACGGGGACAAGGGCATCCTGGAGTACCGGGGCTACCCCATCGAGCAGCTCGCTGAGCGCTCCTCCTTCCTCGAAGTCTCCTACCTGCTGCTCAACGGCGAGCTGCCCACCGAGAAGCAGCTCGAGGAGTTCAGGTACCTCGTCACGCACCACACCTACGTGCACGAGAACATCAAGACGTTCATGGACGGGTTCCGCTACGACGCGCACCCCATGTCCATGCTGTCCTCCACGGTGGCCGCGCTCTCGGGCTTCTACCCGGACGCCAAGCACACCAAGGACGAGCGCAGCCGCCGCATCCAGATGACCCGGCTCATCGCCAAGATGCCGACGCTGGCCGCCTTCTCCTACCGCCACAGCATGGGCCTGCCCTACGTCTACCCGGACAACGATCTGTCCTACGTGGGCAACTTCCTGGCGATGGTCCGCAAGATCGGCACCACCACCTACAAGGTGCACCCCACCCTGGAGAAGGCGCTCGACGTCCTCTTCATCCTCCACGCCGACCACGAGCAGAACTGCTCCACCACGTCCGTGCGCACCGTGGGCTCCTCCGAGGTGGATCCCTTCAGCGCGGTGGCCTCGGGCATCGCGGCGCTCTACGGCCCGCTGCACGGCGGCGCCAACGAGGCCGTGCTGCGCATGCTGCGCGAGATCGGCCACGTCTCCAAGGTGCCGGAGTTCATCAAGCAGGTGAAGGGCGGCGAGGGCGGCTCCAAGCTCATGGGCTTCGGCCACCGCGTCTACAAGTCCTATGATCCGCGCGCCAAGGTCATCAAGCGCGTGGCGGACGAGGTCTTCGAGGTGACGGGCAAGAACCCGCTCCTGGAGATCGCCGTGGAGCTCGAGCGCATCGCCCTGCAGGACGAGTACTTCGTCAAGCGCAAGCTCTACCCGAACGTGGACTTCTACTCGGGCCTCATCTACGAGGCCATGGGCTTCCCGGTGGAGATGTTCCCCGTGCTCTTCGCCATTCCGCGCACCGTGGGTTGGGTGACCCAGTGGGAGGAGATGGTGAAGGATCCCGAGCAGAAGATCGCCCGTCCGCGTCAGGTGTACACGGGCTCCAAGCGCCGGGACTACGTGCCCATGAACGCGCGCGCCCAGAAGTAG
- a CDS encoding 3-phosphoshikimate 1-carboxyvinyltransferase — translation MTSSSQTRLHVDPSRLTPAVLTPPISKSDAQRALVLAHLTGAWPLPEIQREPEHFLPADVRVLRRGVEALRLPPGTVRDVDCADGGAPFRILVTQAAVTPGAHVRLTGTPRLGERPHGPLFESLREALGPSGLVLTEGKPWPVEIRAPERTGEPVFRVPGDQSSQYASSLLLGCAALYLRERRPWRVEITGTLTSAGYLELTVSWLRRFGFTVEERDGRFEVADYRAPERTPAMPGDWSSLGYLLLLAWRTGGSVERADLGSAHPDQALVRLVERAGLRAEAGLNSTLRLVGEARDGLVASGKECPDLLPTLAALACVLPRSSTLTDVGILRVKESDRLEGIRTLVDAVGGKTVLEGETLTIHPPPTPPRHFAMDSRGDHRMAMVSATLSALSGAALTLTGPECVEKSFPGFWQQLELTGARLT, via the coding sequence ATGACGAGTTCATCCCAGACCCGGCTGCACGTCGACCCGAGCCGGCTCACCCCCGCCGTCCTCACGCCACCCATCTCCAAATCGGACGCCCAACGGGCGCTGGTGCTCGCGCACCTCACCGGAGCCTGGCCCCTGCCGGAGATCCAGCGCGAGCCCGAGCACTTCCTCCCCGCGGACGTGCGCGTGCTGCGCCGGGGCGTCGAGGCCCTGCGCCTGCCGCCCGGCACCGTGCGGGACGTGGACTGCGCGGATGGCGGCGCCCCCTTCCGCATCCTCGTCACCCAGGCCGCGGTGACGCCCGGTGCCCACGTGCGCCTCACCGGCACGCCCCGCCTGGGCGAGCGGCCCCACGGCCCGCTCTTCGAGTCCCTGCGCGAGGCGCTCGGGCCCTCGGGGCTCGTGCTCACCGAGGGCAAGCCCTGGCCCGTGGAGATCCGCGCCCCGGAGCGCACCGGCGAGCCCGTCTTCCGCGTCCCCGGCGATCAGAGCAGCCAGTACGCCTCCAGTCTGCTGCTCGGCTGCGCGGCGCTGTACCTGCGCGAGCGCCGTCCGTGGCGCGTGGAGATCACCGGCACGCTCACCAGCGCGGGCTACCTGGAGCTGACCGTGTCCTGGCTGCGCCGCTTCGGCTTCACGGTGGAGGAGCGGGACGGTCGCTTCGAGGTGGCGGACTACCGCGCCCCGGAGCGCACCCCGGCCATGCCGGGAGACTGGTCCTCGCTCGGCTACCTGCTGCTATTGGCCTGGCGCACGGGCGGGAGCGTGGAGCGCGCGGACCTCGGCAGCGCCCACCCGGATCAGGCGCTGGTGCGGCTGGTGGAACGCGCGGGACTGCGCGCCGAGGCCGGGCTCAATTCCACCCTGCGTCTGGTGGGCGAGGCCCGTGACGGTCTCGTTGCATCGGGCAAGGAGTGCCCGGACCTCCTGCCCACCCTGGCCGCGCTCGCATGCGTGCTGCCACGTTCCTCCACGCTCACCGACGTGGGCATCCTGCGGGTCAAGGAGAGCGACCGGCTGGAGGGCATCCGCACGCTGGTGGATGCTGTTGGCGGGAAGACGGTCCTGGAGGGTGAGACGCTTACCATCCATCCACCTCCCACCCCACCCCGCCACTTCGCCATGGACAGCCGAGGGGACCACCGCATGGCCATGGTGTCCGCGACGCTCTCCGCCCTCTCGGGGGCGGCCCTGACGCTCACCGGCCCCGAGTGCGTGGAGAAGAGCTTCCCCGGCTTCTGGCAACAACTGGAACTCACGGGAGCCCGGCTCACCTGA
- a CDS encoding 3-dehydroquinate synthase, with translation MTSLPPGAYTSLPPGAYRPANDRWGAFSRVSATLPEGSLVVVDKRVAKLHPSLLPALQARRPHAILQIMGGERAKSFESLEQVLSAGIMLPRSGTLVAIGGGTIGDVCTMAAHLLKRGVRLVQVPTTLLAAVDSSLGGKGAVDVTVNGQVVKNPVGVFHYAEETWLCPELFESLSDTQRREGALEAWKMVASLDAQLFQNYTRRPPSLERLVKDARRLKETVCAQDPYEQQGLRRVLNFGHTFGHVLESVSRFKLSHGDAVGLGMLCALDVGRSLGVTPDKVAARVETALEKGPGVLNRKRTAALLKRAALEDIEALLAADKKTGAAGELRMVLLTDIGVAEVRDVSAPEWRALWPAWTKGVRP, from the coding sequence ATGACCTCTCTTCCTCCTGGCGCCTACACTTCTCTTCCCCCCGGCGCCTACCGTCCCGCCAATGACCGCTGGGGGGCCTTCTCGCGCGTGAGCGCCACCCTGCCCGAGGGCAGCCTCGTCGTGGTGGACAAGCGCGTGGCCAAGCTGCACCCCTCCCTCCTGCCCGCGCTCCAGGCGCGCCGTCCCCACGCCATCCTCCAGATCATGGGAGGCGAGCGGGCCAAGTCCTTCGAGTCCCTGGAGCAGGTGCTCTCCGCGGGCATCATGCTGCCGCGCTCGGGCACGCTCGTGGCCATTGGCGGGGGCACCATCGGCGACGTGTGCACCATGGCCGCGCACCTGCTCAAGCGGGGCGTGCGGCTGGTGCAGGTGCCCACCACGCTGCTCGCGGCGGTGGACAGCAGCCTCGGCGGCAAGGGGGCGGTGGACGTCACCGTGAACGGGCAGGTGGTGAAGAACCCCGTGGGCGTCTTCCACTACGCCGAGGAGACGTGGCTGTGTCCGGAGCTCTTCGAGAGCCTCTCGGACACGCAGCGGCGCGAGGGCGCGCTCGAGGCGTGGAAGATGGTGGCGAGCCTCGACGCCCAGCTCTTCCAGAACTACACGCGCCGGCCGCCCTCGTTGGAGCGCCTGGTGAAGGACGCGCGGCGCCTCAAGGAAACCGTGTGCGCGCAGGATCCCTACGAGCAGCAGGGCCTGCGACGGGTGCTCAACTTCGGCCACACCTTCGGCCATGTGCTCGAGAGCGTGTCACGCTTCAAGCTGTCGCACGGGGACGCGGTGGGCCTGGGCATGTTGTGCGCGCTCGACGTGGGGCGCTCCCTGGGCGTGACGCCCGACAAGGTGGCCGCCCGCGTGGAGACGGCGCTGGAGAAGGGGCCGGGGGTGCTCAACCGCAAGCGCACGGCGGCGCTGCTCAAGCGCGCGGCGCTCGAGGACATCGAGGCGCTCCTGGCCGCGGACAAGAAGACGGGCGCGGCGGGAGAGCTGCGCATGGTGTTGCTCACCGACATTGGCGTCGCCGAGGTGCGTGACGTCTCCGCGCCCGAGTGGCGCGCACTCTGGCCCGCCTGGACGAAGGGAGTCCGCCCATGA
- the aroC gene encoding chorismate synthase: MNTFGTLFRLTTFGESHGPALGSVIDGCPAGVPLETARIQAALDRRRPGQSTITTARSEPDQVEILSGVFEGKTLGTPIAAIVRNTNQRSGDYDKLKAEDRPGHADAVWRERFKHRDHRGGGRTSGRETLCRVIGGTIAEAYLERQFPKVSTVAWVSQVGDLVSAVPELGLTRAQVDEHPTRCPDPVVREEMSRRILVAKEAGDSLGGSIDVRVEGLPVGLGEPIFGKIKALIAQALGSVGAVTGVVWGPPDLLERIAQPGLQFHARKDTYGGIQGGLTNGEPMFLRVYFKPPATLADHAKGGRHDPCIMPRAVPVLEAMVSLVLADLALQFNAWPHST; encoded by the coding sequence ATGAACACCTTTGGTACCCTGTTCCGCCTCACCACCTTCGGTGAGAGCCACGGCCCGGCCCTGGGCTCCGTCATCGACGGCTGCCCCGCGGGTGTGCCCCTGGAGACGGCGCGCATCCAGGCCGCGCTGGATCGCCGCCGGCCCGGCCAGTCCACCATCACCACCGCCCGCTCCGAGCCGGATCAGGTGGAGATCCTCTCCGGCGTCTTCGAGGGCAAGACGCTCGGCACGCCCATCGCGGCCATCGTGCGCAACACCAACCAGCGCTCGGGGGACTACGACAAGCTCAAGGCGGAGGATCGCCCCGGCCACGCGGACGCCGTGTGGCGCGAGCGCTTCAAGCACCGGGATCACCGCGGTGGCGGACGCACCAGCGGCCGCGAGACGCTCTGCCGGGTCATCGGCGGCACCATCGCCGAGGCGTATCTCGAGCGGCAGTTCCCGAAGGTGTCCACGGTGGCGTGGGTGTCGCAGGTGGGCGATCTGGTGAGCGCGGTGCCGGAGCTGGGCCTCACGCGCGCCCAGGTGGACGAGCACCCCACGCGCTGCCCGGATCCGGTGGTGCGCGAGGAGATGTCGCGGCGCATCCTCGTCGCCAAGGAGGCGGGAGACAGCCTGGGCGGCAGCATCGACGTGCGCGTCGAGGGCCTGCCCGTGGGCCTGGGCGAGCCCATCTTCGGAAAGATCAAGGCGCTGATCGCGCAGGCGCTGGGCAGCGTGGGCGCCGTCACCGGCGTCGTCTGGGGGCCGCCGGATCTGCTCGAGCGCATCGCGCAGCCCGGCCTCCAGTTCCACGCGCGCAAGGACACCTACGGCGGCATCCAGGGAGGCCTCACCAATGGCGAGCCCATGTTCCTGCGCGTCTACTTCAAGCCCCCCGCCACGCTCGCGGATCACGCCAAGGGCGGCCGCCATGATCCCTGCATCATGCCCCGCGCCGTCCCCGTCCTGGAGGCCATGGTGTCGCTCGTCCTGGCCGACCTCGCCCTGCAGTTCAACGCCTGGCCCCACTCCACATGA
- a CDS encoding shikimate dehydrogenase has translation MKSARLVVTLPPVLRGAEALRFATDARSLGADMLEVRTDLHPADAVDAAALARILELLVSERGVPLPPAWVAAARWVDRDVVHASALDAPAGKLLASHHADRPLKTDEALRLWEGPLPEGALVKHVEPLGEPSAARIAELLETQRRLGERFGAERVTVLTMGPIALPVRAVLSRRNLLEYVAIGGDWKAAPGQRLLLDAAREARAPAREGRLGILGTSIAHSRSPRIHPQPFDRIDLAEDAPVEALVDALLPHYRGFAITSPFKPRLARHTGASIDAINTLVRRGDHWESFNTDTEGARAVLERLGGGDLFVLGDGGVGAALRAAASERDHLRFLRRASISEPLKGTGLWTWPDRIAPPETLRLEGARVAVIAYGAPARRIATEITRRGGVPLLLGAAWFIAQARRQRALWETAT, from the coding sequence ATGAAGTCCGCGCGCCTCGTCGTCACCCTTCCCCCGGTCCTGCGAGGCGCCGAAGCCCTGCGCTTCGCCACCGACGCCCGGAGTCTGGGCGCGGACATGCTGGAGGTGCGCACGGACCTGCACCCGGCCGACGCGGTGGATGCCGCGGCGCTCGCGCGCATCCTGGAACTGCTCGTGTCCGAGCGGGGCGTGCCCCTGCCTCCCGCATGGGTGGCCGCCGCGCGCTGGGTGGATCGGGACGTGGTCCACGCGAGCGCACTGGACGCTCCGGCGGGCAAGCTGCTCGCCTCGCACCACGCCGATCGCCCGCTGAAGACCGACGAGGCGCTGCGCCTGTGGGAGGGACCCCTGCCGGAGGGAGCCCTGGTGAAGCATGTCGAGCCGCTCGGCGAGCCCTCCGCGGCGCGGATCGCCGAGCTGCTCGAGACCCAGAGGAGACTGGGCGAGCGCTTCGGCGCGGAGCGGGTGACGGTGCTCACGATGGGACCGATCGCGCTCCCCGTGCGCGCGGTGCTCTCCCGGCGCAACCTGCTCGAGTACGTGGCCATCGGAGGCGACTGGAAGGCGGCGCCGGGACAGCGGCTGCTGCTGGACGCGGCGCGCGAGGCCCGTGCCCCCGCGCGCGAGGGACGGCTGGGCATCCTCGGCACCTCCATCGCCCACTCGCGCTCGCCGCGCATCCACCCCCAGCCCTTCGATCGCATCGACCTGGCCGAGGACGCCCCCGTCGAGGCGCTCGTGGACGCGCTGCTGCCCCACTACCGCGGCTTCGCCATCACCAGTCCCTTCAAGCCGCGCCTCGCCCGGCACACCGGCGCGTCGATCGACGCCATCAACACGCTCGTGCGCCGCGGGGACCATTGGGAGTCCTTCAACACCGACACCGAGGGCGCCCGCGCGGTGCTCGAGCGGCTCGGTGGAGGGGACCTCTTCGTGCTCGGAGATGGAGGGGTGGGCGCCGCGTTGCGCGCCGCCGCCTCCGAGCGCGACCACCTGCGCTTCCTGCGCCGCGCCTCCATCTCCGAGCCCCTGAAGGGCACGGGCCTCTGGACGTGGCCGGATCGCATCGCGCCCCCGGAGACCCTGCGCTTAGAGGGAGCCCGCGTCGCCGTCATCGCCTACGGCGCCCCGGCACGTCGCATCGCCACCGAGATCACCCGCCGCGGGGGAGTGCCCCTGCTCCTCGGCGCGGCGTGGTTCATTGCCCAGGCCCGCCGGCAGCGAGCCCTCTGGGAGACCGCCACATGA
- a CDS encoding shikimate kinase, producing the protein MSVPSAEQRKHLIEKILGAVDPRLTDSIREEFARLPPGTPPPAWRTIVIGGHRSAGKTRLLPLVSALTGRPGVDLDVELEKHSGRSLRDWVATDTDGFRRAERDLFLTLPAGGLVAVGGGFLSHHPEALRDCHTLLVPITFETYRERLLKDTRRPRLRPDVSLEEELSAIYEQREVLHARVPTVGIAAFLRAFADPENP; encoded by the coding sequence ATGTCGGTACCGTCCGCTGAGCAGCGGAAACACCTCATCGAAAAAATCCTCGGGGCCGTGGACCCGCGGCTCACCGACTCGATCCGCGAGGAGTTCGCCCGGCTTCCGCCCGGCACCCCGCCCCCCGCGTGGAGGACCATCGTGATCGGCGGACACCGCTCCGCGGGCAAGACGCGGCTGCTGCCGCTCGTCAGCGCGCTGACCGGCAGGCCCGGGGTGGATCTGGACGTCGAGCTGGAGAAGCACTCGGGCCGCTCGCTGCGCGACTGGGTGGCCACGGACACCGACGGCTTCCGCCGGGCCGAGCGCGACCTGTTCCTCACCCTGCCCGCCGGGGGGCTCGTGGCGGTGGGAGGCGGCTTCCTGTCCCACCATCCGGAGGCCCTGCGGGACTGCCACACCCTGCTGGTGCCCATCACCTTCGAGACCTACCGCGAGCGCCTGCTCAAGGACACGCGCCGGCCGCGGCTGCGCCCAGACGTGAGCCTCGAGGAGGAGCTGAGCGCCATCTACGAGCAACGCGAGGTGCTGCACGCCCGCGTCCCCACGGTGGGCATCGCCGCGTTCCTGCGAGCCTTCGCCGACCCGGAGAATCCCTGA
- the ubiE gene encoding bifunctional demethylmenaquinone methyltransferase/2-methoxy-6-polyprenyl-1,4-benzoquinol methylase UbiE — translation MSTEVRQMFSSIATRYDVTNEVLSLGIHRLWRRKAVRLSGAKSGDAVLDCATGTGDLALAFKRQVGETGRVVGTDFCKEMLDSAPAKAEREGLRVEFQVADAMALPFADNSFDVASIAFGIRNVDDPVKCLSEMARVVRPGGRVVVLEFGQPSGFFGALFRFYSKVVMPRVGGLLTGNRAAYEYLPRTSAAFPAGDRFLALMEQSGGYKEKVAHPLTFGTSYVYVGTVR, via the coding sequence ATGAGCACCGAAGTACGTCAGATGTTCTCCTCCATCGCCACGCGTTATGACGTGACGAACGAGGTCTTGTCCCTCGGCATCCACCGCCTGTGGCGGCGCAAGGCGGTGCGCCTGAGCGGCGCGAAGTCCGGGGATGCCGTGCTCGACTGCGCCACCGGCACCGGAGACCTGGCGCTGGCCTTCAAGCGCCAGGTGGGCGAGACGGGGCGCGTGGTGGGCACGGACTTCTGCAAGGAGATGCTGGACAGCGCTCCGGCCAAGGCCGAGCGCGAGGGGCTGCGCGTGGAGTTCCAGGTCGCCGACGCCATGGCCCTGCCCTTCGCGGACAACAGCTTCGACGTGGCCTCCATCGCCTTTGGCATCCGCAACGTGGATGATCCGGTGAAGTGCCTGAGCGAGATGGCCCGGGTGGTGCGCCCCGGAGGCCGGGTGGTGGTGCTGGAGTTCGGCCAGCCCTCGGGCTTCTTCGGCGCCCTGTTCCGCTTCTACAGCAAGGTCGTCATGCCGCGCGTGGGCGGGCTGCTCACCGGCAACCGGGCCGCCTACGAGTACCTGCCGCGCACCTCCGCCGCGTTCCCCGCGGGGGACAGATTCCTCGCCCTTATGGAGCAGTCAGGCGGCTATAAGGAAAAAGTGGCCCATCCCCTGACGTTCGGGACATCTTACGTCTATGTCGGTACCGTCCGCTGA
- a CDS encoding isochorismate synthase translates to MTTLGSTDASRWVAGWIPLPAVDPLAGADAFGEPSVYWERPLAREAAAGWGEAGTREATSPARAQAVLKELSAPDTVRWLEAPPAGLPGPWFGGMRFSASGQDAGWSPFGFGRWTLPETLVWRTERGLALAVFAPEGPGAEDRVRSRLSRMGSAFPSGHRHPRGTPQTLRVSSPRPDFEERVERAVEAIRAGNLLKVVLARAVEVEAEHDFDRVDTLARLREQNPRCATFLFQAPDGTAFLGATPETLCRLEGRLLETEALAGSASPARSGELGSSDKDRREHEAVVSYILETLQPLAERLDADREPSLLPLKNVVHLRTGIRAGLREGVGVAELVAALQPTPAVGGTPRALALEFIATHESLDRGWYAGPVGWVGPGRAHQVVALRSARVKARQARLFVGAGIVAGSRAEAEWHETEMKGLAMLRALGGGHV, encoded by the coding sequence ATGACGACACTCGGATCCACTGACGCGAGCCGTTGGGTGGCGGGGTGGATCCCCCTGCCCGCGGTGGATCCGCTCGCTGGAGCGGACGCGTTCGGAGAGCCGTCCGTGTATTGGGAGCGGCCGCTCGCGCGCGAGGCGGCGGCGGGATGGGGCGAGGCGGGCACGAGGGAGGCCACGAGCCCGGCACGGGCCCAGGCGGTGTTGAAGGAGTTGTCGGCGCCGGACACCGTGCGCTGGCTGGAGGCGCCGCCCGCCGGGCTCCCCGGGCCCTGGTTCGGGGGCATGCGCTTCTCGGCGAGCGGGCAGGACGCGGGCTGGAGTCCGTTCGGCTTCGGCCGGTGGACGCTGCCCGAGACTCTGGTGTGGCGCACGGAGCGGGGGCTCGCGTTGGCGGTCTTCGCGCCCGAGGGGCCCGGTGCCGAGGATCGGGTGCGCTCGCGGCTGTCGCGCATGGGCTCGGCCTTTCCCTCCGGCCACCGGCATCCACGGGGCACGCCCCAGACGCTGCGCGTGTCCTCGCCCCGGCCGGACTTCGAGGAGCGGGTGGAGCGCGCGGTGGAGGCCATCCGCGCGGGCAACCTGCTCAAGGTGGTGCTGGCGCGGGCGGTGGAGGTGGAGGCCGAGCACGACTTCGATCGGGTGGACACGCTGGCGCGGCTGCGCGAGCAGAACCCGCGCTGTGCCACCTTCCTCTTCCAGGCGCCGGACGGCACGGCCTTCCTGGGCGCCACGCCGGAGACGCTCTGCCGGCTGGAGGGTCGCCTGCTGGAGACGGAGGCGCTCGCTGGCTCCGCCTCTCCGGCGCGCTCCGGGGAGTTGGGTTCGAGCGACAAGGATCGCCGGGAGCATGAGGCGGTGGTGAGCTACATCCTCGAGACGCTCCAGCCCCTGGCCGAGCGGCTCGATGCGGACCGGGAGCCGTCGTTGCTGCCCTTGAAGAACGTGGTGCACCTGCGCACGGGCATCCGCGCCGGGCTGCGCGAGGGGGTGGGAGTGGCCGAGCTGGTGGCTGCCCTGCAACCCACACCCGCGGTGGGTGGCACGCCCCGGGCGCTCGCCCTGGAGTTCATCGCCACGCACGAGTCGCTGGATCGCGGCTGGTACGCGGGGCCGGTGGGTTGGGTGGGTCCCGGGCGGGCCCACCAGGTGGTCGCGCTGCGCTCGGCTCGGGTGAAGGCCCGCCAGGCACGGCTTTTCGTGGGGGCTGGTATCGTGGCGGGCTCGCGCGCCGAGGCGGAGTGGCACGAGACGGAGATGAAGGGACTGGCGATGTTGCGGGCGCTCGGAGGGGGACATGTTTGA
- the menD gene encoding 2-succinyl-5-enolpyruvyl-6-hydroxy-3-cyclohexene-1-carboxylic-acid synthase, translated as MFDAHVNQLWARALVEELVRSGVRHAVVCPGSRSSPVAHACATVEGLRTWSVIDERSAGFFALGMAKQSRVPVVLVATSGTAGAHFYPAVIEAAMSQVPLVVLTADRPLELQGWGAPQTVPQARMFGEFSRLFADVGLPESEDVALVHLRATVARAVSVAQRAPRGTVHLNVPFREPLAPVPGESRAEHLSALAREGRPGAPLTRISPPVRQPDPLTLAAVRARVAATERGVIVCGPRDENDGFAEAIASLAEATGYPVLAEATSQARYGGGPLTLSLYDAMLRHEPFARDHRPELVLRFGGGLTPKAPQSWIESSGAEVVLFSDEGALFDPSHRASRVVEGSAVAACEALGKGQSRGLGPWARGFLWAEQWCRAALESAFSEDATLTEMRLAHDVVAVLPDGANLFVSSSMPIRDVDAFAPASGRSLRVLANRGANGIDGIISSALGMAAASGRPTVLLTGDLALLHDMGGLLLARRNGVPLTVVVVNNDGGGIFSFLPIAQAEGARAHYESLWGTPHGMDFAHAAALYQARYRRVESPAALRSAVAEGLKGGLNLIEVQVRDRARNVESHRQLFARMAAALGEGPWL; from the coding sequence ATGTTTGACGCCCACGTGAATCAACTCTGGGCCCGGGCCCTCGTGGAGGAGCTGGTGCGCAGCGGGGTGAGGCACGCCGTGGTGTGTCCGGGCTCGCGCTCCTCTCCCGTGGCTCACGCGTGCGCCACGGTCGAGGGCCTGCGCACCTGGTCCGTCATCGACGAGCGCAGCGCGGGCTTCTTCGCGTTGGGCATGGCCAAGCAGTCGCGCGTGCCGGTGGTGCTGGTGGCCACGAGCGGCACGGCGGGCGCGCACTTCTACCCGGCGGTCATCGAGGCCGCCATGTCGCAGGTGCCGCTGGTGGTGCTCACCGCGGACCGGCCCCTGGAACTGCAGGGCTGGGGAGCGCCCCAGACGGTGCCCCAGGCGCGCATGTTCGGGGAGTTCTCCCGGCTGTTCGCGGACGTGGGCCTGCCGGAGTCGGAGGACGTGGCGCTCGTGCACCTGCGCGCCACGGTGGCCCGGGCGGTGAGCGTGGCCCAGCGCGCGCCACGGGGCACGGTGCACCTCAACGTGCCGTTTCGCGAGCCCCTGGCGCCCGTGCCCGGCGAATCCCGCGCGGAGCACCTGTCCGCGCTCGCCCGGGAGGGGCGGCCGGGAGCCCCGCTCACGCGCATCAGTCCGCCGGTGCGCCAGCCGGATCCGCTGACGCTGGCGGCGGTGCGCGCGCGCGTGGCCGCCACCGAGCGGGGCGTCATCGTCTGCGGCCCCCGGGACGAGAACGACGGCTTCGCGGAGGCCATCGCCTCGCTGGCCGAGGCCACGGGTTATCCGGTGCTGGCGGAGGCCACGTCGCAGGCCCGCTATGGTGGTGGGCCCCTCACGCTGTCGCTCTACGACGCGATGTTGCGGCACGAGCCCTTCGCCCGCGACCACCGGCCGGAGCTGGTGCTGCGCTTCGGCGGCGGGCTCACGCCCAAGGCACCTCAGTCATGGATCGAGAGCTCGGGCGCGGAGGTGGTGCTCTTCAGTGACGAGGGCGCGCTGTTCGATCCCTCGCACCGCGCCTCGCGCGTGGTGGAGGGCTCGGCGGTGGCGGCGTGCGAAGCGCTCGGCAAGGGGCAGTCGCGAGGGCTGGGTCCCTGGGCGCGCGGCTTCCTGTGGGCCGAGCAGTGGTGCCGGGCGGCGCTGGAGTCGGCCTTCTCGGAGGACGCGACACTCACGGAGATGCGGCTCGCCCATGACGTGGTGGCGGTGCTGCCGGATGGGGCGAACCTCTTCGTGTCCAGCAGCATGCCCATCCGGGACGTGGACGCGTTCGCGCCCGCGTCGGGGCGGAGTCTGCGTGTGCTGGCCAACCGGGGCGCCAATGGCATCGACGGCATCATCTCGAGCGCGCTCGGGATGGCGGCGGCCTCGGGGCGGCCCACGGTGTTGCTCACCGGGGACCTGGCCCTGCTGCATGACATGGGCGGCCTGCTGCTGGCGCGCCGCAATGGTGTCCCCCTGACGGTGGTGGTGGTGAACAACGACGGGGGAGGCATCTTCTCCTTCCTGCCCATCGCCCAGGCCGAGGGGGCGCGCGCGCACTACGAGTCCCTGTGGGGCACGCCCCACGGCATGGACTTCGCCCACGCCGCCGCGCTCTACCAGGCGCGCTACCGGCGGGTGGAGTCGCCCGCGGCGCTGCGCTCGGCGGTGGCCGAGGGGCTCAAGGGTGGGTTGAACCTCATCGAGGTCCAGGTGAGGGATCGCGCGAGGAACGTGGAGTCGCACCGGCAGCTATTCGCGAGGATGGCCGCCGCACTGGGAGAGGGCCCATGGCTCTGA